Proteins encoded together in one Epinephelus lanceolatus isolate andai-2023 chromosome 4, ASM4190304v1, whole genome shotgun sequence window:
- the LOC144462780 gene encoding uncharacterized protein LOC144462780 produces MVVDFRNNPAPPTPITLYDSPVDTVESFRFLGTTITQDLKWELNISSLTKKAYQRMYFLRQLKKFNLPKTMMVHFCSAIIESIVTSSITIWYAAATAKDKSRLQRIIRSTEKVIGCNLPSLQDLYVSRTCTPPGSVRLQDSEACRKDCG; encoded by the exons ATGGTTGTAGACTTCAGGAACAACCCAGCCCCGCCCACCCCCATCACCCTGTATGACTCCCCAGTCGACACTGTGGAGTCATTCCGCTTCCTGGGGACCACCATCACCCAGGACCTCAAGTGGGAGCTGAACATCAGCTCCCTTACAAAGAAGGCATATCAGAGGATGTACTTCCTGCGGCAGCTGAAGAAGTTCAACCTGCCAAAGACAATGATGGTGCACTTCTGCTCTGCCATCATTGAGTCCATCGtcacctcctccatcaccatctggtatgctgctgccactgccaagGACAAAAGCAGACTGCAGCGTATCATTCGCTCCACCGAGAAGGTGATTGGCTGCAATCTGCCCTCCCTGCAGGACCTGTACGTCTCCAGGAC CTGTACGCCTCCAGGATCTGTACGCCTCCAGGACTCTGAGGCATGCAGGAAAGATTGTGGCTGA